In Solanum lycopersicum chromosome 5, SLM_r2.1, the following are encoded in one genomic region:
- the LOC138348678 gene encoding uncharacterized mitochondrial protein AtMg00860-like gives MVDPSKIEAVKNRERPTNLTEIRSFVGLASYYRRFVKGFSSIAAQLTNLSKQSVPFVWSDECEESFRKLKTLLTTAPIITLPVEGKNFIVYCDASYSGLGCSANTREECNCLWFEAIKGA, from the coding sequence atggtggatccatctaagattgaagcagtgaagaataGGGAGAGACCTACTAATCTTACAGAGATAAGAAGTTTTGTTGGtctagctagctactaccgccgatttgtcaaagGATTTTCCTCTATCGCtgcccaattgacaaatttgagtAAGCAGAGTGTCCCATTTGtttggtcggatgagtgtgaagaaagcttccggaagctcaagaccttgttgactactgcaccaattattaccttgccagtggaaggcaagaatttcattgtctattgtgatgcatcctattcgggtttgggttgCAGTGCTAAtacaagagaagaatgtaattgcttatggttcgaggcaattaaaggtgcatga